One Anthonomus grandis grandis chromosome 13, icAntGran1.3, whole genome shotgun sequence DNA segment encodes these proteins:
- the LOC126744063 gene encoding uncharacterized protein LOC126744063 isoform X1, translating into MDSNSRSEELKRKDSELTQQWLQTLSQMQNQHMNTAQNRISVPNAYALQQPMSHRQRYFLSPTTEESIKIVGVDREQLSCQSDDSQCSSVESVLELRRPDPEEVLSSLGFGPPINSINERRRIPARFCQPSKLLPHIDVNKFLEKYYGESYTNYSMSLPASPIKHKVKSPEKN; encoded by the exons ATGGATTCTAATAGTAGGAGCGAAGAATTAAAGAGAAAAGACTCGGAGCTTACTCAGCAATGGCTCCAGACACTAAGCCAGATGCAGAATCAGCATATGAACACTGCTCAAAACAGAATTTCAGTTCCTAACGCTTATGCTCTTCAGCAGCCAATGTCCCATAGACAACGCTACTTTTTAAG tccTACAACAGAAGAATCGATCAAAATTGTTGGCGTTGATCG ggaGCAATTATCGTGCCAATCGGATGACAGCCAGTGTAGCAGTGTGGAATCAGTTCTAGAACTGAGACGACCTGATCCAGAAGAAGTCTTATCTAGTCTCGGTTTTGGACCTCCAATCAATTCAATTAACGAACGACGAAGAATTCCTGCTCGATTCTGTCAACCTTCTAAG TTACTGCCTCATATAGATGTGAACAAGTTCCTGGAAAAGTATTATGGGGAGAGCTACACTAATTACTCAAT GTCTCTCCCAGCTTCGCCTATTAAACATAAAGTAAAAtctccagaaaaaaattga
- the LOC126744063 gene encoding uncharacterized protein LOC126744063 isoform X2: MDSNSRSEELKRKDSELTQQWLQTLSQMQNQHMNTAQNRISVPNAYALQQPMSHRQRYFLREQLSCQSDDSQCSSVESVLELRRPDPEEVLSSLGFGPPINSINERRRIPARFCQPSKLLPHIDVNKFLEKYYGESYTNYSMSLPASPIKHKVKSPEKN, from the exons ATGGATTCTAATAGTAGGAGCGAAGAATTAAAGAGAAAAGACTCGGAGCTTACTCAGCAATGGCTCCAGACACTAAGCCAGATGCAGAATCAGCATATGAACACTGCTCAAAACAGAATTTCAGTTCCTAACGCTTATGCTCTTCAGCAGCCAATGTCCCATAGACAACGCTACTTTTTAAG ggaGCAATTATCGTGCCAATCGGATGACAGCCAGTGTAGCAGTGTGGAATCAGTTCTAGAACTGAGACGACCTGATCCAGAAGAAGTCTTATCTAGTCTCGGTTTTGGACCTCCAATCAATTCAATTAACGAACGACGAAGAATTCCTGCTCGATTCTGTCAACCTTCTAAG TTACTGCCTCATATAGATGTGAACAAGTTCCTGGAAAAGTATTATGGGGAGAGCTACACTAATTACTCAAT GTCTCTCCCAGCTTCGCCTATTAAACATAAAGTAAAAtctccagaaaaaaattga